From Planctomycetota bacterium, the proteins below share one genomic window:
- a CDS encoding PAS domain S-box protein — MAMSGENHPTPPCPGADARQFGEAELLRVTLSSIGDGVITTDRDGKVTSLNPVAQMLTGWTQAQAVGRDLKQVFCIVNQDTRAEVENPALRALREGLIIGLANHTVLISKDGTERNIDDSAAPIRNDKGEVAGAVLVFRDITERYKLDQMLRSSEMRYRRLFQAAKDGVLILDAQTGKITDANAYMGGLVGIDAHELLGKELHEIGLFGDTDASKRAFRELQEKKYIRYEHLPLLNQRGQTVEVEVVANVYQEGDVLVAQCNVRDISQRVVMEKKIQEQAAALAEESRRKDEFLAMLSHELRNPLAPIRAAVHLLRAQERAGRENIIERQACEIIERQVANLTKIISDLMEVSRVVSGRIRLRLQTVDLNEVIRHAAETAAPLFQARKHEVVLKLFPDHVWANADPTRMEEVFINLLNNAAKYTPDGGRIEVWCEHPRGTNHVQVRVRDNGVGIDAEMLRGGRIFDLFTQADRSLDRSEGGLGIGLSLAHRLVELHGGTIEAHSPPNAVEGETTNARGSEFTVRLPIVTPPLAAVLKEPAEAGSHSDGLRVLVVDDNIDLVLMLCSTLRQNGYSVQSAHTGPDGLNVALQWLPDVLLLDIGLPGLDGYEVARRLRSDPRLGNAGGRMRLIAITGYGRPSDVALAREAGFDGHLVKPVDFKDLEKMMAVPSRRA; from the coding sequence ATGGCCATGAGCGGAGAGAACCACCCCACCCCACCCTGTCCGGGCGCCGATGCTCGCCAATTCGGCGAAGCAGAGCTGCTCCGGGTGACACTGTCCTCCATCGGCGACGGGGTGATCACCACCGATCGGGACGGCAAGGTCACATCCCTGAACCCGGTGGCCCAGATGCTGACCGGTTGGACGCAGGCGCAAGCGGTCGGGCGCGACCTGAAGCAGGTCTTCTGCATCGTCAACCAGGATACCCGCGCCGAGGTGGAGAACCCGGCGCTGCGGGCGCTTCGAGAAGGCCTGATCATCGGCCTGGCCAACCACACCGTGCTCATCAGCAAGGACGGGACCGAGCGCAACATCGACGACAGCGCGGCCCCGATCAGGAACGACAAGGGCGAGGTCGCCGGAGCGGTCCTGGTCTTCCGCGATATCACCGAGCGCTACAAGCTGGACCAGATGTTGCGCAGCTCCGAGATGCGCTACCGCCGCCTCTTCCAGGCCGCCAAGGACGGCGTGCTCATTCTCGACGCCCAGACCGGCAAGATCACCGACGCCAACGCCTACATGGGCGGCCTTGTGGGGATCGATGCGCACGAGCTCCTGGGCAAGGAACTTCATGAGATCGGTCTTTTCGGCGACACCGATGCGAGCAAGCGGGCCTTCAGGGAGTTGCAGGAGAAAAAGTACATCCGCTACGAGCACCTGCCCCTGCTGAACCAGCGGGGTCAGACCGTCGAGGTCGAGGTGGTCGCCAACGTGTACCAGGAGGGCGACGTGCTGGTCGCTCAGTGCAACGTCCGCGATATCTCCCAGCGCGTGGTGATGGAGAAGAAGATTCAGGAGCAGGCCGCCGCCCTGGCGGAGGAATCGCGCCGCAAGGACGAGTTTCTGGCCATGCTCAGCCACGAGCTGCGCAACCCGCTGGCGCCCATCCGCGCGGCCGTCCACCTGCTGCGTGCGCAGGAGCGGGCCGGGCGCGAGAACATCATCGAGCGCCAGGCCTGCGAGATCATCGAGCGGCAGGTGGCCAACCTCACCAAGATCATCAGTGATCTCATGGAAGTATCGCGCGTCGTCAGCGGGCGCATCCGGTTGCGCTTGCAGACCGTGGACCTGAACGAGGTCATCCGGCACGCGGCCGAAACGGCGGCTCCCCTGTTTCAGGCGCGCAAGCACGAGGTGGTCCTCAAGCTCTTCCCCGACCACGTCTGGGCCAACGCCGATCCGACCCGCATGGAGGAGGTCTTCATCAACCTCCTCAACAACGCAGCCAAGTACACGCCCGACGGCGGGAGGATCGAAGTCTGGTGCGAGCACCCGCGCGGCACGAACCACGTGCAGGTCCGGGTGCGCGACAATGGCGTCGGCATCGACGCGGAGATGCTCCGCGGGGGGCGAATCTTCGACCTGTTCACGCAGGCCGACCGCTCGTTGGACCGTTCCGAGGGCGGCCTGGGGATCGGACTCTCGCTGGCGCACCGTCTGGTCGAACTGCACGGCGGGACCATCGAGGCGCACAGCCCCCCGAATGCAGTCGAGGGCGAAACGACGAATGCACGCGGGAGCGAGTTCACCGTGAGGCTGCCGATCGTGACGCCGCCTCTCGCGGCCGTGCTCAAAGAGCCCGCGGAGGCCGGGTCGCATTCCGACGGCTTGCGGGTTCTGGTCGTCGACGACAACATCGATCTCGTGCTCATGCTCTGCAGCACGCTGCGTCAGAACGGCTACAGCGTGCAATCCGCCCATACCGGCCCCGATGGCCTCAACGTCGCCCTGCAATGGCTCCCGGATGTGCTGCTCCTGGATATCGGTCTGCCCGGCCTAGACGGGTACGAGGTGGCCCGGCGCCTGCGCTCGGACCCCCGGCTCGGCAACGCGGGCGGGCGCATGCGGCTGATCGCCATCACTGGCTACGGCCGCCCGTCCGATGTCGCGCTCGCGCGCGAGGCAGGCTTCGACGGGCACCTGGTCAAGCCGGTGGACTTCAAGGACCTGGAGAAGATGATGGCCGTGCCCAGCAGGCGGGCGTGA